A window of the Mesorhizobium opportunistum WSM2075 genome harbors these coding sequences:
- a CDS encoding alpha-D-ribose 1-methylphosphonate 5-triphosphate diphosphatase, with the protein MTAETVLSNARIVLADEIVEGSLVLRDGLIAGIDAGTGQTGGNMAGEDMGGDYIIPGLVELHTDHLEGHYAPRPKVRWNPIAAVLAHDAQVATAGITTVLDALRVGMDEDADLTSADIRKLADAIEDSVQQDRLRADHFIHLRCEVSAPDCLKAFANFDGDERVKLASLMDHAPGQRQFVNLETYAYYYQRKLKLTDRDFQKFCEKRMSESALNSRPNRVHIAAACQERGIVLASHDDATIGHVGEAIEQGVRVAEFPTTQEAARASKEAGLGVLMGAPNVMRGASHSGNVSARTLASDGLLDILSSDYIPFSLIQSAFFLGDVVEGISLPQAVAMVSKNPAEAVGLNDRGIIEQGRRADLVRVRVDDHVPVVRTVWRQGLRVA; encoded by the coding sequence ATGACCGCCGAGACCGTTCTTTCCAATGCCCGCATCGTGCTTGCCGACGAGATCGTCGAGGGTTCGCTGGTGCTGCGCGACGGGCTCATCGCCGGCATCGATGCGGGCACTGGCCAAACCGGCGGGAATATGGCCGGCGAGGACATGGGCGGCGATTACATCATTCCCGGGCTGGTCGAACTCCACACCGACCATCTCGAGGGCCATTACGCGCCACGGCCGAAGGTGCGCTGGAACCCGATCGCCGCCGTGCTTGCCCATGACGCGCAGGTGGCGACCGCCGGCATCACCACCGTGCTCGACGCCCTGCGCGTCGGCATGGACGAGGACGCCGATCTCACCTCCGCCGACATCCGCAAGCTGGCCGATGCCATCGAGGACAGTGTGCAGCAGGACCGGCTGCGGGCCGACCATTTCATCCACCTGCGCTGCGAGGTTTCGGCGCCGGACTGCCTCAAGGCTTTCGCCAATTTCGACGGCGACGAGCGGGTCAAGCTGGCATCGCTGATGGACCATGCCCCGGGACAGCGCCAGTTCGTCAATCTGGAAACCTATGCCTATTACTACCAGCGCAAGCTGAAGCTGACGGACCGCGACTTCCAGAAATTCTGCGAGAAGCGGATGAGCGAGTCGGCGCTCAATTCGAGGCCGAACCGGGTGCATATCGCCGCCGCCTGCCAGGAGCGCGGGATCGTGCTGGCCAGCCATGACGATGCAACCATCGGCCATGTCGGCGAGGCGATCGAACAGGGCGTGCGCGTCGCCGAGTTCCCGACCACGCAAGAAGCCGCGCGCGCTTCGAAAGAAGCCGGGCTCGGCGTGCTGATGGGCGCGCCCAACGTCATGCGCGGCGCCTCGCATTCGGGCAATGTCTCGGCCCGCACGCTGGCGAGCGACGGCCTGCTCGACATCCTGTCATCCGACTATATTCCCTTCAGCCTGATCCAGTCCGCCTTCTTCCTCGGCGACGTGGTCGAAGGCATCTCGCTGCCGCAGGCGGTCGCCATGGTTTCGAAGAACCCGGCCGAAGCGGTTGGCCTCAATGACCGCGGCATCATCGAGCAGGGCCGGCGCGCCGACCTGGTGCGCGTGCGCGTCGACGACCATGTTCCGGTGGTGCGTACCGTCTGGCGGCAGGGACTGCGGGTTGCATGA
- the phnN gene encoding phosphonate metabolism protein/1,5-bisphosphokinase (PRPP-forming) PhnN — translation MMVSALIERELSAETFPIRHGVFVAVVGPSGAGKDTVIGYARALFTDETRLEFVRRVITRPCDAASEDHDTLADAAFVEAEADGAFAISWEAHGLRYGLPADVDWSVANGRVAVANVSRAVIPVLRERYANLAIVEITASPNVLAERLAMRGRESRGEVLARLARSANVTLSGPGVTSIDNSGAREVAGERFAELLRKAMAFSDMSGLI, via the coding sequence ATGATGGTGTCGGCCTTGATCGAGCGTGAACTGTCCGCCGAAACGTTTCCGATCCGCCATGGCGTCTTTGTCGCCGTCGTCGGCCCAAGCGGCGCCGGCAAGGACACGGTGATCGGCTACGCCCGCGCGCTGTTCACCGATGAGACCCGGCTGGAGTTCGTCCGCCGCGTCATCACCAGGCCGTGCGATGCGGCGAGCGAGGATCACGACACGCTGGCCGACGCCGCCTTCGTCGAAGCCGAGGCCGACGGCGCCTTCGCCATCTCCTGGGAGGCGCATGGCCTGCGCTATGGCCTGCCCGCCGATGTCGACTGGTCGGTGGCCAACGGCCGTGTCGCGGTGGCGAATGTGTCGCGCGCGGTCATTCCGGTGTTGCGCGAGCGCTACGCCAACCTGGCCATAGTCGAAATCACCGCATCGCCGAATGTGCTGGCCGAGCGGCTGGCGATGCGCGGCCGCGAGTCGCGCGGCGAAGTGCTGGCGCGGCTGGCACGCAGCGCCAATGTCACCCTGTCCGGTCCTGGCGTCACCTCGATCGACAACAGCGGCGCGCGCGAAGTGGCCGGCGAACGCTTCGCCGAGCTGTTGCGCAAGGCCATGGCCTTTTCCGATATGTCGGGCCTGATCTAG
- a CDS encoding transporter substrate-binding domain-containing protein, protein MRTFLGGAGALLAGFVLALSALLPSIASAQSVEDIISRGKLVVAIDTTTPPYGFLDANLKPTGFDIEVANKMGEALGVPVEFVTVTSPGRIPALLTKQVDAVISIFSITPARAIQIDYSIPYAGQSAVVIAPKSTSIKGVADLVGKKVGLTRGTGEDGLLTKAAEANPGIEILRFDDYSSLLQAMVSGQIDAMGGGDYGEIYLKKAQNGDAFEQKYVLKTFYFGIGVAKGNDNLRQWINTWLFAMKTDGTLDALSMKYRNQPLPVLPVF, encoded by the coding sequence ATGCGGACTTTCCTGGGAGGGGCCGGTGCCTTGCTGGCCGGCTTTGTGCTGGCGCTTTCGGCGCTGTTGCCGTCGATCGCTTCGGCGCAGTCGGTCGAGGATATCATCTCGCGCGGCAAGCTGGTCGTCGCCATCGACACCACGACGCCGCCCTACGGCTTTCTCGACGCCAACCTGAAGCCGACCGGCTTCGACATCGAGGTCGCCAACAAGATGGGCGAAGCACTCGGCGTGCCCGTCGAATTCGTCACCGTCACCTCGCCCGGCCGCATTCCGGCGCTGCTGACCAAGCAGGTCGACGCGGTGATCTCGATCTTCTCGATCACCCCGGCACGGGCCATCCAGATCGACTATTCGATCCCCTATGCCGGACAGTCGGCGGTGGTGATCGCGCCGAAGAGCACCAGCATCAAGGGCGTCGCCGACCTGGTCGGCAAGAAGGTCGGCCTGACGCGCGGCACCGGCGAGGACGGGCTGCTGACCAAGGCCGCGGAGGCCAATCCGGGCATCGAGATCCTGCGCTTCGACGACTATTCCTCGCTGCTGCAGGCGATGGTGTCGGGCCAGATCGACGCCATGGGCGGCGGCGACTATGGCGAGATCTATCTGAAGAAGGCGCAGAACGGCGACGCGTTCGAACAGAAATACGTGCTGAAGACCTTCTACTTCGGCATCGGCGTCGCCAAAGGCAACGACAATCTGCGGCAGTGGATCAACACCTGGCTGTTCGCCATGAAGACCGACGGCACGCTGGATGCGCTGTCGATGAAGTACCGCAACCAGCCGCTGCCGGTGCTGCCGGTTTTCTGA
- a CDS encoding amino acid ABC transporter permease, protein MQTALQFGPILVHLDLLLRGLEKTIQLAALSILFGTAIGILGAVGRSFGPRFLSWTIAAYVELIRNTPLLIQLYFVFFSLPLFGFKLSSNMAAVVALSIHLGAYATEILRAGIEAIPEGQIEAAKSLGLGRYRIIRHVVLVPAARAVYPSLSAQFILQIMGTSIVGAIAAEELTAVANNLVMQTFRSFEVYIVIAIIYFVLVQTASLLFAGIGKLMFRWKA, encoded by the coding sequence ATGCAAACCGCCCTGCAATTCGGCCCGATCCTTGTCCATCTCGACCTCTTGCTGCGCGGCCTGGAGAAGACCATCCAGCTGGCGGCGCTGTCGATCCTGTTCGGCACCGCCATCGGTATCCTCGGCGCCGTCGGCCGCAGCTTCGGGCCGCGCTTTCTGTCTTGGACGATCGCCGCCTATGTCGAACTGATCCGCAACACGCCGCTCCTGATCCAGCTCTATTTCGTGTTCTTCTCGCTGCCGCTGTTCGGCTTCAAACTGTCGAGCAACATGGCGGCCGTCGTCGCGCTGTCGATCCATCTCGGCGCCTATGCGACCGAGATCCTGCGCGCCGGCATCGAAGCCATCCCAGAGGGACAGATCGAGGCGGCAAAATCGCTTGGCCTCGGCCGCTACCGCATTATCCGCCATGTCGTGCTGGTGCCGGCGGCGCGGGCAGTCTACCCGTCGCTGTCGGCGCAGTTCATCCTGCAGATCATGGGCACCTCGATCGTCGGCGCGATCGCGGCGGAAGAGCTGACGGCGGTCGCCAACAATCTGGTCATGCAGACCTTCAGGAGCTTCGAGGTCTACATCGTCATCGCCATCATCTATTTCGTGCTGGTGCAGACCGCCAGCCTGCTCTTCGCCGGCATCGGCAAACTCATGTTCCGCTGGAAGGCCTGA
- a CDS encoding amino acid ABC transporter permease — MSLRDFGPNELMFLLLATRWTILLALIAFAGGGLIGLVVAAIRVAPARPLRWLAAGYIQFFMGTPILIQLFMAYYGSSFLGYRPDPWVAAAVTFSLNGGAFFGEIFRGAIEAIPKGQWEAATALGFRFVRTLRLVIIPQAVRLMLPPTVGFMVQIVKTTSIASLIGLTELARAATQVNTVTFQPVMVFGTVSIIYFALCWPLSLYAGYLERRFATGTVRKVETPLVMSAV, encoded by the coding sequence ATGAGCCTGCGCGACTTCGGCCCCAACGAACTGATGTTCCTGCTGCTCGCGACGCGCTGGACGATCCTGCTGGCCCTGATCGCTTTTGCCGGCGGCGGGCTGATCGGCCTGGTGGTGGCGGCGATACGCGTGGCGCCGGCACGGCCATTGCGCTGGCTTGCCGCCGGCTACATCCAGTTCTTCATGGGCACGCCGATCCTGATCCAGCTGTTCATGGCCTATTACGGCTCTTCGTTCCTCGGCTATCGACCGGATCCGTGGGTGGCGGCCGCCGTGACCTTCTCGCTCAATGGCGGCGCCTTCTTCGGCGAGATCTTCCGCGGCGCCATCGAGGCGATCCCGAAGGGGCAATGGGAGGCGGCCACTGCGCTCGGCTTCCGTTTCGTCAGGACGCTGCGGCTGGTGATCATCCCGCAAGCGGTGCGGCTGATGCTGCCGCCGACCGTCGGCTTCATGGTGCAGATCGTCAAGACGACATCGATCGCCTCGCTGATCGGGCTGACCGAGCTTGCCCGCGCCGCCACGCAGGTCAACACCGTGACCTTCCAGCCGGTGATGGTGTTCGGCACGGTGTCGATCATCTACTTCGCGCTGTGCTGGCCGCTGTCGCTCTATGCCGGCTATCTCGAGCGTCGTTTCGCTACCGGAACGGTCCGCAAGGTCGAGACGCCGCTGGTCATGTCGGCCGTTTAA
- a CDS encoding SMP-30/gluconolactonase/LRE family protein — protein sequence MVEITCVVDAGAELGEGTLWDPKAGVLWWIDIWKKLIHRYDPATGKDDVFETPEYLGCLGLREKGGLVLTMTDGFHFFDPATGKFEAIVDPEAHMPKTRFNDGKPDRQGRFWSGTMFEVQGKPIEFIGALYRLDPDLSVHKMVDGIGCSNGLAWSPDSRTMYFSDSHAGAVWAYDFDPATGDIENRRTFIDMTVTGGVADGATVDAEGCYWVTIPVTGKVCRYDPDGRLMQTVLLPTDLPTCCEFGGKDLDILYVTSAVLRRPAGHFVGQKNPGGLFALDVGVKGLALPAFKG from the coding sequence ATGGTCGAAATCACCTGTGTCGTCGATGCCGGCGCCGAACTCGGCGAAGGCACGCTCTGGGACCCCAAGGCCGGCGTGCTCTGGTGGATCGACATCTGGAAGAAGCTGATCCACCGCTACGATCCCGCGACCGGCAAGGACGATGTTTTCGAGACACCCGAATATCTCGGCTGCCTCGGCCTGCGCGAGAAGGGCGGCCTGGTGCTGACCATGACCGACGGCTTCCATTTCTTCGATCCCGCCACCGGCAAATTCGAGGCGATCGTCGATCCGGAAGCGCATATGCCGAAGACCCGCTTCAACGACGGCAAGCCGGACCGCCAGGGCCGCTTCTGGTCGGGCACCATGTTCGAGGTGCAGGGCAAGCCGATCGAATTCATCGGCGCGCTCTATAGGCTAGATCCCGACCTGTCCGTCCACAAGATGGTCGACGGCATCGGTTGCTCCAACGGGCTGGCCTGGAGCCCGGATTCCAGGACCATGTATTTCTCCGACAGCCACGCCGGCGCGGTCTGGGCCTATGATTTCGACCCGGCCACCGGCGACATCGAAAACCGCCGCACCTTCATCGACATGACGGTGACGGGCGGCGTCGCCGATGGCGCCACGGTGGACGCCGAGGGCTGCTACTGGGTCACCATCCCGGTCACCGGCAAGGTCTGCCGCTACGACCCCGACGGCCGCCTGATGCAGACCGTGCTGTTGCCGACCGACCTGCCAACCTGCTGCGAATTCGGCGGCAAGGATCTCGATATCCTCTATGTCACCTCCGCCGTGCTCAGGCGCCCGGCCGGTCATTTCGTTGGACAGAAGAACCCGGGCGGATTGTTCGCGCTCGATGTCGGCGTCAAGGGCCTGGCCTTGCCGGCGTTCAAGGGCTGA
- a CDS encoding ABC transporter permease, protein MSAFLARNRLIVLAYAGMVVLLLVTALFSPGFLSVSNMRSTVVLAAFVGIVALGQTFVIIGGGIDLSVPWVLNSAAIVMALLCGGQDLPLVWVMPLLLAGGAFIGLINGVGVAQFGVPPIIMTLATNVILQGLILVLTGGSPTPSAPALIQFLSVGRLGGFPVIALIWLGLTLVATLLLSKAAFGRHLYALGTSATVAEFSGVPTARTTILTYVLSGLTAAFAGMLLTGYSGQAYLGMGDAYLFTSIAAVAIGGASILGGSGHYLGTVAGAMVLTILTGLLPALNLSSGALLIVYGAVILLTVSIGSETFAGLGGKLRGKEG, encoded by the coding sequence ATGAGCGCCTTCCTCGCCCGCAACCGCCTCATCGTGCTTGCCTATGCCGGCATGGTCGTGCTGCTCCTGGTCACGGCGCTGTTTTCGCCGGGATTCCTGTCGGTTTCCAACATGCGCTCGACCGTCGTGCTGGCGGCCTTCGTCGGCATCGTCGCGCTCGGCCAGACCTTCGTCATCATCGGCGGCGGCATCGACCTGTCGGTGCCATGGGTGCTGAATTCGGCCGCCATCGTCATGGCGCTGTTGTGCGGCGGCCAGGACCTGCCGCTGGTCTGGGTGATGCCGCTGCTGCTCGCCGGCGGCGCCTTCATCGGCCTGATCAACGGCGTCGGCGTCGCTCAGTTCGGCGTGCCGCCGATCATCATGACCTTGGCCACCAACGTCATCCTGCAAGGCCTGATCCTTGTGCTGACCGGCGGCTCGCCCACCCCTTCGGCGCCGGCCTTGATCCAGTTCCTGTCGGTCGGCCGCCTCGGCGGCTTCCCGGTCATCGCGCTGATCTGGCTCGGGCTGACGCTGGTGGCGACGCTGCTGCTCTCCAAGGCGGCGTTCGGCCGTCACCTCTATGCGCTCGGCACCAGCGCCACGGTCGCCGAATTCTCCGGCGTGCCGACGGCGCGCACCACCATCCTCACCTATGTCCTGTCAGGCCTCACGGCAGCCTTCGCCGGCATGCTTTTGACCGGCTATTCCGGCCAGGCCTATCTCGGCATGGGCGACGCCTATCTGTTCACCTCGATCGCCGCTGTCGCCATCGGCGGCGCCTCGATCCTCGGCGGCAGCGGCCATTATCTCGGCACCGTCGCCGGCGCCATGGTGCTGACCATCCTCACCGGTCTTTTGCCGGCTCTGAACCTGTCGAGCGGCGCGCTGCTCATCGTCTATGGCGCGGTGATCCTGCTCACCGTGTCGATCGGCAGCGAAACCTTCGCCGGTCTCGGCGGCAAGCTGCGCGGAAAAGAGGGCTGA
- a CDS encoding ABC transporter permease, protein MAQMPAKMKSGTPAVDWRGRALDRAPFLVACLMLALIVAVYGSLQSGVFTLDEINLDTAAAMTLMLAATGQTIVLVRGGIDLSIGGMISLGTVIAATRFTDDPSTTALWALIILALGFAVGALNGLLISVLKLQPFLVTLATWSILNGVAMIILPTDGGSVPSWWVGFASAQMFSLTSPVWMLLALLVFWWWFRATRVGIAIQATGSNEKSAFLSGVSITRVNLVTYGLSGLFAAGAALFLVTQTGAGSPTIGKDYILPSVAAAVIGGVSLFGGRGHLAGTLIGAFVLTLIGNLVFVLHVSSYWQPVVSGVILLLSVLASSVAEKAARNRVQ, encoded by the coding sequence ATGGCACAGATGCCGGCCAAGATGAAATCAGGCACACCAGCCGTCGACTGGCGCGGCCGCGCACTCGACCGCGCGCCGTTCCTGGTCGCCTGCCTGATGCTGGCGTTGATCGTTGCCGTCTATGGCAGCCTGCAGTCCGGTGTCTTCACGCTGGACGAGATCAACCTCGACACGGCGGCGGCAATGACGCTGATGCTGGCGGCGACCGGCCAGACCATCGTGCTGGTGCGTGGCGGCATCGACCTGTCGATCGGTGGCATGATCAGCCTCGGCACGGTGATCGCCGCGACGCGCTTCACCGACGATCCGTCGACCACCGCACTTTGGGCGCTGATCATCCTGGCGCTCGGCTTCGCCGTCGGCGCGCTCAACGGTCTGCTGATCTCGGTGCTCAAACTGCAGCCCTTCCTCGTCACCCTCGCCACCTGGTCGATCCTCAACGGCGTCGCCATGATCATCCTGCCGACCGATGGCGGCAGCGTTCCTTCCTGGTGGGTCGGCTTCGCCTCGGCACAGATGTTCAGCCTGACCAGTCCGGTCTGGATGCTGCTGGCGTTGCTCGTGTTCTGGTGGTGGTTCCGCGCCACGCGTGTCGGCATAGCCATCCAGGCGACCGGCTCCAACGAAAAATCGGCCTTCCTGTCGGGTGTTTCGATCACCCGCGTCAACCTCGTCACCTATGGTCTCTCAGGCCTGTTCGCGGCCGGCGCCGCACTGTTCCTGGTGACGCAGACCGGTGCCGGCTCGCCTACCATCGGCAAGGACTATATCCTGCCTTCGGTGGCGGCGGCGGTCATCGGCGGCGTCAGCCTGTTCGGCGGCCGTGGCCATCTCGCCGGCACGCTGATCGGCGCCTTCGTGCTGACGCTGATCGGCAATCTCGTCTTCGTCCTGCATGTGTCGAGCTACTGGCAGCCGGTTGTTTCCGGCGTCATCCTGCTGCTCTCGGTGCTGGCCAGTTCCGTCGCCGAGAAGGCCGCAAGGAACCGTGTCCAATGA
- a CDS encoding sugar ABC transporter ATP-binding protein, with the protein MDLVTVKGLSKRYGGIVALSEATFSARAGEVHALLGENGAGKSTFIQILSGAVRHDGGSILVDGQDYRPANPDAAQARGIAAVFQELSLIPDLSVEQNIWFRHEPRTLLRTVNRAEMRRKTLALLEKYNFPPLRPDRELRRLTLAERQVVEIAKGLAKDPRILILDEATSALPAREAEWLLKLTRQLATEGRLVIFISHRMAEVRAIADRLTIFRNGSTVAAHEANAVSDNEIVTQMIGRHLDRLYPERIATATDRVALRVKGFSSGSRLSGVDFALREGEVLGVGGLQGHGQRELFQALFGATRASGAIELWGKPVSIGNPRQALTGKDGIALVPEDRRGQGLLLTKSVRENLTLSVIKRFTENGLLSRQKEAALVKEMVDFLRIKAGTPEQLAGTLSGGNQQKVIFGKMLLTEARVLLLYDPTRGVDVGTKGEIFQLMRDLAAKGYAILFHSSDMPELVHVADRVLVMRNGRIAATLEGDRISEAGILRAAMLESEAA; encoded by the coding sequence ATGGACCTCGTCACCGTCAAAGGCTTGTCCAAACGCTATGGCGGCATCGTCGCGCTGAGCGAGGCGACATTCAGTGCCCGCGCCGGCGAAGTGCATGCGCTGCTCGGCGAGAACGGTGCGGGCAAGAGCACCTTCATCCAGATCCTGTCGGGGGCGGTGCGTCACGATGGCGGCTCGATCCTGGTCGACGGGCAGGACTATCGCCCGGCCAATCCGGATGCGGCCCAGGCGCGCGGCATCGCCGCCGTCTTCCAGGAGCTGTCGCTGATCCCCGATCTCAGCGTCGAACAGAACATCTGGTTCCGCCACGAACCGCGAACATTGCTGCGCACCGTCAACCGCGCGGAGATGCGCCGCAAGACGCTGGCGCTGCTCGAAAAGTACAATTTCCCGCCACTGCGCCCCGATCGGGAATTGCGGCGGCTGACGCTGGCCGAGCGGCAGGTCGTCGAGATCGCCAAGGGCCTGGCCAAGGATCCCCGCATCCTGATCCTCGACGAAGCGACCTCGGCACTGCCCGCGCGCGAAGCCGAATGGCTGCTCAAGCTTACACGGCAACTGGCGACCGAAGGCCGGCTGGTCATCTTCATCTCGCACCGCATGGCGGAAGTGCGCGCCATCGCCGACCGGCTGACCATCTTCCGCAACGGCAGTACGGTCGCCGCTCATGAGGCCAATGCCGTCTCCGACAACGAGATCGTCACCCAGATGATCGGCCGGCATCTCGACCGGCTCTATCCCGAGCGCATTGCCACGGCGACCGATCGCGTGGCACTCAGGGTCAAGGGGTTTTCCAGCGGCAGCCGGCTCTCCGGCGTCGACTTCGCGCTGCGCGAAGGCGAGGTGCTCGGCGTCGGCGGCCTGCAGGGCCATGGCCAGCGCGAACTGTTCCAGGCGCTGTTCGGCGCCACCAGGGCCAGCGGCGCGATCGAACTCTGGGGCAAGCCGGTCTCGATCGGCAATCCGCGCCAGGCGCTGACCGGCAAGGATGGTATCGCCTTGGTGCCGGAAGACCGGCGCGGGCAGGGCCTGCTCTTGACCAAAAGCGTGCGCGAGAACCTGACCCTGTCGGTCATCAAGCGCTTCACCGAAAACGGCTTGCTGAGCCGGCAAAAGGAGGCGGCGCTGGTCAAGGAGATGGTCGATTTCCTGCGCATCAAGGCCGGCACCCCGGAACAGCTCGCCGGCACGCTGTCTGGCGGCAACCAGCAGAAGGTGATCTTCGGCAAGATGCTGTTGACCGAGGCGCGCGTGCTGTTGCTCTACGATCCGACGCGCGGTGTCGATGTCGGCACCAAGGGCGAGATTTTTCAGCTGATGCGCGACCTCGCCGCCAAAGGCTACGCGATCCTGTTCCATTCCAGCGATATGCCGGAACTCGTCCATGTCGCCGACCGCGTGCTGGTCATGCGCAATGGCCGCATCGCCGCGACGCTCGAAGGCGACCGTATCTCGGAGGCGGGCATCTTGCGCGCCGCCATGCTTGAAAGCGAGGCGGCTTGA
- a CDS encoding substrate-binding domain-containing protein has product MKLKTVCGGLAALAMSAIAVGTAPSHAEDKKPYTIYLSNNFVGNDWRQQMERVATVSVNKGPLKGRVDLKIENVENTVQAQINSLNNIIRQKPDAILVDAGSDSALNPTIKKACDAGIVVISFDQVVTEPCAFAVASDWDRIPSVMAEWMATQLGGKGNIILDRGLAGAPISAQLQQGYEKVLAKYPDIKVVGYYNGNYALGPEQSGVAALLAANPQIDGIMTQGYGSGAIQALKDAGRPIVPVVGFSYNVAAVTCAQTQGAKCILGSNPAYLSSEAIKLAVDILDTGKKPAERSVSVKGDFVTTDPFESKLYPGTKMIKIAVGENAFPDQAPGLTLPITPDWVEITAAEAAGSK; this is encoded by the coding sequence ATGAAACTGAAGACAGTTTGCGGTGGATTGGCGGCTCTTGCCATGTCCGCAATCGCGGTGGGCACAGCGCCGAGCCATGCCGAGGACAAGAAGCCCTACACCATCTATCTCTCAAACAATTTCGTCGGCAATGACTGGCGCCAGCAGATGGAGCGTGTCGCCACGGTGTCGGTGAACAAGGGGCCGCTGAAAGGCCGCGTCGACCTCAAGATCGAGAATGTCGAGAACACCGTCCAGGCGCAGATCAACTCGCTGAACAACATCATCCGCCAGAAGCCGGACGCCATCCTCGTCGACGCCGGTTCGGATTCGGCGCTCAACCCGACCATCAAGAAGGCCTGTGATGCCGGCATCGTCGTCATCTCTTTCGACCAGGTGGTGACCGAGCCCTGTGCGTTCGCCGTCGCCTCGGACTGGGACCGCATCCCCTCGGTGATGGCCGAGTGGATGGCCACGCAGCTTGGCGGCAAGGGCAACATCATCCTCGACCGTGGCCTTGCCGGCGCGCCGATCTCGGCGCAACTCCAGCAAGGCTATGAGAAGGTGCTGGCCAAATATCCCGACATCAAGGTCGTCGGCTACTACAACGGCAACTATGCGCTCGGTCCGGAACAATCCGGTGTCGCGGCTCTGCTTGCCGCCAATCCGCAGATCGACGGCATCATGACGCAAGGCTATGGCTCGGGCGCCATCCAGGCGCTCAAGGACGCCGGGCGGCCGATCGTGCCGGTCGTTGGCTTCTCCTACAATGTCGCCGCCGTCACCTGCGCGCAGACGCAAGGCGCCAAGTGCATCCTCGGCTCCAACCCGGCCTATCTCTCTTCCGAAGCGATCAAGCTGGCGGTCGACATCCTCGACACCGGCAAGAAGCCCGCCGAGCGTTCCGTTTCGGTCAAGGGTGACTTCGTCACCACCGATCCCTTCGAGTCCAAGCTCTATCCGGGCACCAAGATGATCAAGATCGCGGTTGGCGAAAATGCCTTCCCCGACCAGGCGCCCGGCCTGACGCTGCCGATCACGCCCGACTGGGTCGAGATCACCGCTGCGGAAGCCGCCGGCAGCAAGTAA
- a CDS encoding sugar ABC transporter substrate-binding protein codes for MKAGVFFAGLAVIAATLLSVDTVPANAQDKKPYTIYLSNNFVGNDWRQQMLRSADIAVKKPPLAGRVDLKVEVVETTVQAQINSLNNIIRNKPDAIVIDAGSGEALNPTIEKACKAGIVVIAFDQIVSAPCAYTMESDWGRAPRVEAEWLVKKLGGKGKILVDRGLAGAPISAQLQGGFEEVIKKSPGIEVVGYFNGDYALGPEQAGVASLLAAHPQVDAIFVQGYGAGAIKALQDAGRPIVPITGSPFNLTTTTCAQTKGAQCILAPNPAYLSAEALKLAVEILDGKKPAQKKILLRNAFLTTDPVPSELYPDAAMQKIEVGTNAFPDMAPGLFLPASPDWVEITPAEAAGSK; via the coding sequence ATGAAAGCGGGCGTATTTTTCGCCGGCCTTGCGGTGATCGCGGCGACGTTGCTGTCGGTCGACACCGTGCCGGCCAATGCACAGGACAAGAAGCCATACACCATTTATCTCTCGAACAATTTCGTCGGCAACGACTGGCGCCAGCAGATGCTGCGCAGCGCCGATATCGCGGTGAAGAAACCGCCGCTTGCCGGCCGGGTCGACCTCAAGGTCGAGGTGGTCGAGACCACGGTCCAGGCCCAGATCAATTCCCTCAACAACATCATCCGCAACAAGCCCGACGCCATCGTGATCGATGCTGGCTCCGGCGAGGCCCTTAACCCAACGATCGAGAAGGCCTGCAAGGCAGGCATCGTGGTCATCGCCTTCGATCAGATCGTCAGCGCGCCATGCGCTTATACGATGGAGTCCGACTGGGGCCGGGCGCCGCGCGTGGAGGCCGAGTGGCTGGTCAAGAAGCTCGGCGGCAAGGGCAAGATCCTGGTCGACCGCGGACTTGCCGGCGCTCCGATCTCCGCCCAGCTGCAGGGTGGGTTCGAGGAAGTCATCAAGAAATCTCCCGGCATCGAGGTGGTCGGCTATTTCAATGGCGACTATGCGCTCGGGCCGGAACAGGCCGGCGTCGCCAGCCTGCTGGCGGCCCACCCGCAAGTCGACGCGATCTTCGTTCAGGGTTACGGCGCCGGAGCAATCAAGGCGCTGCAGGATGCCGGTCGTCCGATCGTCCCCATCACCGGCAGCCCCTTCAACCTGACGACGACGACCTGTGCCCAGACGAAAGGCGCCCAGTGCATCCTTGCACCCAACCCCGCCTATCTGTCGGCCGAGGCCTTGAAGCTTGCAGTCGAGATACTCGACGGCAAGAAGCCGGCGCAGAAGAAGATCCTGCTGCGCAATGCCTTCCTCACCACCGATCCGGTTCCGTCGGAACTCTATCCCGATGCGGCCATGCAGAAGATAGAGGTCGGCACGAATGCCTTTCCGGACATGGCTCCCGGTCTGTTCCTTCCGGCCAGCCCGGACTGGGTTGAGATTACCCCTGCCGAGGCCGCTGGTTCGAAATGA